A region of the Bacillus sp. NP247 genome:
CTAGAGTTACAGTACTATGCCCATTCTCGTTTATTAGAAGCAAATATTCAGTTAGACGGTTCCTCCTATAAAGAGTTACTTCAGGAGTTCCAGGAGTACGAAAGAAAATCAATGAATTTTTGGAGAGCAATACATAAACGTTTAGCCGTGCCATGGGCATGGGTACTACGTATTGATGTTGCGAATGGTCCTATATATGTAAGCAATGGGAGTTCGTATTATGAAGAAGTTGATGATGACGAAGAAGACTATGAATAGATAAGTAAGGAAGCAGCTTTAGTTGCTTCCTTTTTTTATTTACAATGAGTGAATGGCTTCAATGATAGTATCTGGGCGATCATTTTCTATTCCATGACTAGCATGTTCAGCCAAAATGTATTGGCTGTTTATTGAGAGATTTAATTGTTCACGAATAAGTTCTTGCCACATATCTTCAAGTTGTGTAGCTTCTTCTTTTGGCATACCGCCCTCAATCAATTGAGCAATAGAATATTGAGAATCTCTACCGATAACGATTAATGGTATTTCTAATGTTTTGTGTTGTTTTTTTATTGAGCGAGCACAATTTTTCCACTCCGATAGTTCAGAAGCCATTGCATTATATAATAAAGGAGATATAGAAAATTTGATATGCTGTTTTGTTGTATTGATGAGCATAGGTTTTAGTTCAGTATAAAGTGCATCTGCATCCATGTTGGAGTAAGTATGATATTTGTGTAGCCAAATATCATCAGAATCAGTTTGATCAGAAACTGGTAAATGAAGTTCATCTAATCGGTGTAAGTTCATGGAAGTAGAATCAACTAAAATAAGTGCTTTAATTTGATCCTCATGTAATATCGCAAAATGTTGTGCGCATAAACCTCCATAGGAATGACCGATTAAAATGATTGGTTCGTAAATATCTAGTTCATGTAGCAGCATATGTAGTTCCTTTGCAGCTTGTATTGTTGTACGTAGATTAGTTCCTAGCTCACTTTCTCCGTAACCTGGGCGATGATATGAAATGACTGTAAAGTTTTGTGAAAGCTTTTCTATAATAGGAAGCCAATCATAAAATGAGCATCCCATTCCTGTTTGAATGACTATAGTTTGTTTACTATTACCTCTCATATATACTTCTACATTTTGTCCAAATATCTCTACTGATCTATTAATAGTAATTCCCCCTAAGCTTGAAATAATTTTTGGCAAGTAAAGACGATACACCAGGCACAAATGCCAAAGAGTACAGACGTATTAAGTGAAAAGGAGTTCTTTAAACCGATATAAACAATAAATAATAGTAATGCTGATGCAGGAAATCCATATAATACGCCCATAGCGAATTGACTTAACTCCTGTTTACTCCCACCTTCGAAAGAAATCCAAAATAAACTAAGTAAACTCACAAGAGGAAGGGCAGCAATAAAGCCGCCTATCGTACTATAATGTTTAGCGACTTCAGTAATAACGCCGATAATAAGTGCAGAAACGATGACCTTAACGAGGAAATGCATATTTTGCCTCCTTAGCTAATAACGAAAAGGCTTTTGCTATTAATTGTTGCTCTTCTTTTGATAACTGTGATTCTAATATTTGTATTTTTTCTTTATCTAGCAAAGTATGCTTTTCTAATGCTTCAATTCCTTCTGCCGTTAATGTAAGGTTCACAACTCTTTCATCTTGTTTATTTCTTTCTTTCATGATAAATCCTTTTTGAATAAGACGTTTTACATGTTCGGACGCTGTGTTATTAGATAAACCAAGTTCAG
Encoded here:
- a CDS encoding alpha/beta fold hydrolase translates to MCLVYRLYLPKIISSLGGITINRSVEIFGQNVEVYMRGNSKQTIVIQTGMGCSFYDWLPIIEKLSQNFTVISYHRPGYGESELGTNLRTTIQAAKELHMLLHELDIYEPIILIGHSYGGLCAQHFAILHEDQIKALILVDSTSMNLHRLDELHLPVSDQTDSDDIWLHKYHTYSNMDADALYTELKPMLINTTKQHIKFSISPLLYNAMASELSEWKNCARSIKKQHKTLEIPLIVIGRDSQYSIAQLIEGGMPKEEATQLEDMWQELIREQLNLSINSQYILAEHASHGIENDRPDTIIEAIHSL
- a CDS encoding DUF3147 family protein produces the protein MHFLVKVIVSALIIGVITEVAKHYSTIGGFIAALPLVSLLSLFWISFEGGSKQELSQFAMGVLYGFPASALLLFIVYIGLKNSFSLNTSVLFGICAWCIVFTCQKLFQA
- a CDS encoding MarR family winged helix-turn-helix transcriptional regulator, with product MKDINPHWETIYYHLRYEYEDNLSHQAIRILQITSREKDITIGKIASELGLSNNTASEHVKRLIQKGFIMKERNKQDERVVNLTLTAEGIEALEKHTLLDKEKIQILESQLSKEEQQLIAKAFSLLAKEAKYAFPR